A genomic window from Bacteroidota bacterium includes:
- a CDS encoding class A beta-lactamase-related serine hydrolase: MRPLWMGLLCAALGVGLFHPQPDPFAALEARYGLTLGVAARNLSTDQTLYYKADTLFPTASVIKLPVLVELYRQYARGYLHPRDTVLLDSSRLYPGSGVLRYLSVPRMLSLEDAAVLMIILSDNTATNLVFDKLGPHHEARLDSVNRTLRALGLEKTTMHNKPFSVRTRKNTPQALRYGIGMSTPREMLLLLSKLARGEVISPEASRAMIEILLRQQWTELAPRYLPVEADSLKIAHKTGAISTARSDVGIIFTPRDTIVYAVMTDRVSDPRWTIDNKGNLAVSEAARIVYERLRSR, encoded by the coding sequence ATGCGCCCCTTATGGATGGGGCTTTTGTGCGCCGCCTTGGGGGTGGGCCTTTTCCATCCCCAGCCGGATCCTTTCGCCGCGCTAGAGGCCCGCTATGGGTTGACGCTAGGAGTGGCGGCACGCAACCTGAGCACGGATCAGACGCTGTACTACAAAGCCGATACGCTCTTTCCCACCGCCTCCGTAATCAAGCTCCCTGTTCTCGTGGAACTCTACCGCCAGTACGCGCGCGGCTATTTGCATCCCCGCGATACGGTGCTTTTGGATTCTAGCCGCCTTTACCCTGGAAGCGGGGTGCTGAGGTACCTTTCCGTGCCCCGAATGCTGTCGCTTGAGGATGCGGCTGTGTTGATGATCATCCTGAGCGACAATACGGCCACAAACCTTGTTTTCGACAAGCTGGGCCCGCATCATGAGGCCCGACTGGATTCGGTAAACCGCACGCTGCGCGCGCTGGGGCTCGAAAAGACCACCATGCACAACAAGCCCTTCAGCGTGCGCACGCGCAAAAACACCCCCCAGGCGCTCCGCTACGGCATCGGCATGAGCACGCCGCGCGAGATGCTGCTGTTGTTGAGCAAGCTCGCCCGGGGAGAGGTGATCTCTCCGGAAGCCTCCCGGGCCATGATCGAGATCCTGCTGCGGCAGCAGTGGACCGAACTGGCGCCCCGGTATTTGCCTGTGGAGGCCGATTCCTTGAAGATTGCGCACAAGACCGGGGCCATCAGCACAGCCCGTTCGGATGTGGGCATCATCTTCACGCCTCGCGATACGATCGTCTACGCCGTGATGACAGACCGCGTCTCGGATCCGCGCTGGACGATCGACAACAAGGGGAATCTGGCCGTCTCGGAGGCCGCTCGGATCGTATACGAAAGACTGCGATCTCGCTAG
- a CDS encoding zinc-dependent metalloprotease — MVPLLIVAISCAPTRPPTPPGNSAGARPVSAPSPSPSASAQPSASGRSPQAPTGPRPYGQVIPREARTDRGLFDVHQLGSRYYYEIPDSLLGREMLWVTRIARTAAGVGYGGEELNRQVVRWERFGDKVLLRTVSYQNVAADSLPIYRAVRNSNFEPIIRAFDVQAIGRDSASVVIEVTELFTRDVPVLGLDRARRERFRVTRLDESRTLLVYIHSYPLNIEARNLLTYEAQEPPSQASTRTITLETHHSMILLPREPMMPRLYDERVGFFRIEQVDYGRDEQRAATRRYIVRWRLEPKDPVAFARGELVEPKKPIVYYIDPATPTKWRKYLKQGVEDWNKAFEAAGFKGAILAKDPPSPEEDPEFNPEDVRYSVIRYFASEIQNAYGPNVHDPRSGEILEADIGWYHNVMNLLRNWYFVQTAAVNPLARAVQFDEETMGQLIRFVAAHEVGHTLGLPHNMKASAAYPVDSLRSATFTCRMGTAPSIMDYARFNYVAQPGDGACLMPQIGPYDIYAIRWGYRPIPGARTPDDEKPVLDQWIREREHDPMYRFGDPSSVDPSSQTEDLGDDGVRAGEYGIANLKRIMPNLIAWTAAPGKDYADLRELYGQILAQWNRYMGHVVTIIGGVYRTRKSYDQEGVVYEPVPRDRQRAAMAFLQRHAFQSPHWMLQPDILRRIEAAGAVERVRALQVGVLDRLLDPARMARLIEAEALRDGPSPPYRLEEMLQELRLGLWAELATGDAIDPFRRNLQRGYLARIASLMTQEPPSPSSSGGAPAETTAVNVAQSDIRPYLRGELQALQRQVRSALGRVRDRSTRLHLEDALDRIERILRPPS; from the coding sequence ATGGTCCCCCTGCTCATCGTTGCGATAAGCTGTGCCCCCACGCGTCCGCCCACCCCTCCGGGGAACTCGGCTGGGGCTAGGCCTGTTTCGGCGCCGAGCCCTAGTCCGTCCGCTTCAGCGCAGCCCTCGGCGTCAGGCCGCTCCCCGCAGGCTCCGACCGGCCCCCGTCCCTATGGACAAGTGATTCCCCGCGAGGCGCGTACAGACCGCGGGCTATTCGACGTGCATCAGCTCGGCTCACGCTACTACTACGAAATCCCCGATAGCCTGCTGGGCCGTGAGATGCTCTGGGTCACGCGTATCGCCCGCACAGCCGCCGGTGTGGGCTATGGAGGCGAGGAACTCAACCGCCAGGTTGTGCGCTGGGAGCGCTTCGGCGACAAAGTACTGCTGCGCACGGTCTCCTATCAGAACGTGGCGGCCGACTCGCTGCCCATATACCGAGCCGTGCGCAACTCAAACTTCGAGCCCATCATACGAGCCTTTGACGTCCAGGCTATCGGACGGGATTCGGCCTCAGTCGTGATCGAGGTCACGGAGCTATTTACGCGCGACGTGCCCGTCTTGGGCCTGGATCGGGCCCGTCGGGAGCGCTTTCGGGTCACGCGCCTGGATGAGTCCCGGACGCTGCTGGTTTACATCCATAGCTACCCGCTCAACATTGAGGCGCGCAACTTGCTCACCTACGAGGCCCAGGAGCCCCCTTCGCAGGCCTCAACGCGCACGATCACGCTAGAGACCCATCATTCCATGATCCTGCTACCCCGAGAACCCATGATGCCCCGCCTGTACGACGAGCGAGTGGGATTCTTCCGCATCGAGCAGGTGGACTACGGGCGAGATGAGCAACGCGCCGCTACCCGGCGCTATATCGTGCGTTGGCGCCTGGAGCCGAAAGACCCAGTAGCCTTCGCGCGCGGCGAACTGGTGGAGCCCAAAAAACCCATCGTCTACTACATAGATCCCGCCACACCGACAAAGTGGCGCAAATACCTCAAACAAGGCGTCGAGGACTGGAACAAGGCCTTCGAGGCGGCGGGCTTCAAGGGGGCGATCCTGGCCAAGGACCCCCCAAGTCCGGAGGAAGACCCGGAGTTCAATCCCGAAGACGTGCGCTACTCCGTGATCCGATATTTCGCTTCCGAGATTCAGAACGCATACGGGCCCAACGTACACGACCCTCGCTCAGGGGAGATTCTGGAGGCCGATATCGGTTGGTACCACAATGTGATGAACCTGCTTCGGAATTGGTACTTCGTGCAGACGGCCGCGGTTAACCCCCTGGCGCGGGCGGTGCAGTTCGATGAGGAGACCATGGGCCAGCTCATCCGGTTCGTGGCGGCCCACGAGGTGGGGCATACGCTGGGACTGCCCCATAACATGAAGGCCAGCGCCGCATATCCCGTCGATTCCCTGCGTTCGGCCACGTTCACCTGTCGGATGGGCACAGCGCCCTCGATCATGGACTATGCACGCTTTAATTACGTAGCCCAACCCGGCGATGGGGCTTGTCTGATGCCGCAAATCGGACCGTACGACATCTACGCCATCCGCTGGGGATACAGACCTATTCCGGGCGCGCGCACTCCAGATGACGAAAAGCCTGTTCTGGACCAGTGGATTCGAGAACGCGAACATGACCCCATGTACCGCTTCGGGGATCCCAGCTCAGTCGACCCCAGCTCCCAGACCGAAGACCTGGGCGATGACGGGGTGCGAGCCGGCGAGTACGGGATCGCCAACTTAAAGCGCATCATGCCTAACTTGATCGCCTGGACCGCCGCACCTGGAAAGGATTACGCCGATCTGCGCGAACTCTATGGCCAAATCCTAGCGCAATGGAACCGCTACATGGGCCATGTGGTGACGATCATCGGAGGTGTTTATCGAACCCGCAAAAGCTACGACCAAGAGGGGGTGGTCTACGAGCCGGTGCCCCGTGATCGACAGCGCGCGGCCATGGCGTTCCTCCAGCGCCACGCCTTTCAAAGCCCTCACTGGATGTTGCAGCCCGATATCTTACGCCGCATCGAGGCGGCTGGGGCCGTAGAGCGCGTGCGCGCCCTGCAGGTGGGCGTGTTGGACCGGCTTCTGGATCCCGCCCGCATGGCGCGATTAATCGAAGCCGAAGCGCTGCGTGATGGCCCCTCCCCCCCGTATAGACTCGAGGAAATGCTTCAAGAGCTGCGCCTGGGGCTATGGGCCGAACTAGCGACCGGAGACGCCATCGATCCCTTCCGCCGCAACCTGCAGCGAGGGTACCTGGCCCGAATAGCCTCTCTCATGACCCAGGAACCCCCCAGCCCGTCGAGCTCCGGAGGAGCTCCAGCCGAGACGACCGCCGTAAACGTGGCGCAGTCCGACATCCGTCCGTATCTGCGAGGGGAACTGCAGGCGCTGCAGCGTCAGGTCCGCTCCGCGCTTGGTCGGGTGCGCGATCGGAGCACGCGCTTGCATTTGGAAGACGCTCTGGATCGCATTGAGCGCATCTTGCGTCCCCCCTCATAG
- a CDS encoding ABC transporter substrate-binding protein/permease translates to MARRSHGLLAAALLVGALRATAVCAQPVLRWGADPSGGAPHVFVDPQNPDRYVGFEKEFVEALAAVLGRRPVMVPTDWETIVSALERGEFDIIVNGLEPTTDRAKHILFSKPYYLFRQQLVVRRQENRIRTLADCRDKLVGTLVNTTSSRLLAREGIRYKAYADPPVAYRDLELGRVDAVLMDLPIAQYYAFPNPNLKPAGEPFYVSAYVVGLRKDDRELKAQIDAAIDTLLRNGTMERILRKWNLWDELQAQLAQGEARYDMAASEFNWGEALWRLLRAAAVTVALAFGAMGVALLLGIPLALGQERGPPGVRALCTGYIEFFRGTPVLVQLLFLYFGLPKLGIVLPGWLTALVGLGLNYAAYESQVYRAAFAAVPRGQWEVAYALGMGRALAFRRVILPQAFRVALPPMTNDFVALFKDTSVAFAISVWELATAYRELANASQQFLLLGAITSGLYLAMSLPLARLARRLEARLQRERAREIPHGEEVRA, encoded by the coding sequence TTGGCGCGACGAAGTCACGGTTTGCTCGCTGCGGCCCTTCTGGTAGGGGCGCTGCGCGCGACGGCGGTTTGCGCTCAGCCGGTACTCCGCTGGGGAGCGGACCCCAGTGGGGGAGCTCCGCACGTCTTCGTCGACCCTCAGAATCCCGATCGCTACGTTGGTTTCGAGAAAGAGTTCGTTGAAGCCCTGGCGGCCGTTCTGGGCCGCCGGCCCGTGATGGTGCCGACGGACTGGGAAACGATCGTCTCGGCGCTGGAGCGGGGTGAATTCGACATCATCGTCAACGGTCTGGAGCCCACCACAGACCGGGCCAAACATATCCTGTTCAGCAAACCGTATTACCTGTTTCGGCAGCAGCTCGTGGTGCGCCGCCAAGAGAACCGGATTCGCACCCTGGCGGACTGCCGGGACAAACTCGTAGGCACGCTCGTCAACACCACCTCTAGTCGTCTGTTGGCCCGCGAAGGGATCCGCTACAAGGCCTACGCGGACCCCCCGGTGGCGTATCGCGATTTGGAGTTGGGCCGCGTGGATGCAGTGCTTATGGATCTGCCCATCGCGCAGTATTACGCTTTCCCTAATCCGAACCTGAAGCCCGCCGGTGAGCCCTTCTACGTGAGCGCCTACGTGGTGGGACTGCGTAAAGATGACAGGGAGCTAAAGGCGCAGATCGATGCGGCCATCGACACGTTGCTTCGAAACGGCACCATGGAGCGCATCCTGCGCAAATGGAATCTATGGGATGAGCTTCAGGCTCAGCTTGCCCAAGGGGAGGCACGCTACGACATGGCCGCCTCCGAGTTCAACTGGGGCGAGGCGCTTTGGCGGCTACTGCGCGCGGCCGCCGTAACGGTGGCGTTGGCCTTCGGCGCCATGGGCGTGGCCCTTCTATTGGGCATTCCGCTGGCCTTGGGTCAGGAGCGGGGCCCGCCAGGGGTGCGCGCCCTCTGCACGGGCTACATTGAGTTTTTCCGGGGCACGCCGGTTCTGGTGCAGCTGTTGTTCCTTTACTTCGGCCTGCCCAAGCTGGGTATTGTGTTACCTGGATGGCTGACGGCCCTCGTCGGGCTGGGGCTCAACTATGCGGCTTATGAATCGCAGGTCTATCGGGCCGCCTTTGCGGCTGTGCCACGCGGCCAATGGGAGGTAGCCTACGCCCTTGGCATGGGGCGCGCGCTGGCCTTCCGAAGGGTCATCCTGCCACAGGCTTTTCGGGTTGCGCTGCCGCCTATGACGAACGATTTTGTGGCCCTTTTTAAGGACACCTCCGTGGCCTTTGCGATTTCCGTTTGGGAGCTCGCCACGGCCTACAGGGAGCTAGCCAACGCCTCGCAGCAATTCTTGTTGCTGGGCGCCATCACTTCAGGCCTATATCTGGCCATGAGTTTGCCGCTGGCGCGCTTGGCACGTCGGCTTGAGGCGCGCCTGCAGCGGGAGCGGGCTCGGGAAATCCCACACGGGGAGGAAGTGCGGGCATGA
- a CDS encoding amino acid ABC transporter ATP-binding protein, giving the protein MMRVHVLEKWIGPRPILRGVSFEVPAGTVLGIIGTSGSGKTTLLRCLVGLERFQSGWIAWEDLRLEGGLSEPLWRRRRERWRRHVGMIFQHLYLFPHLNVLGNLIEAPVHVRRIPRREAEAQALELLDRMGLRWAAHRYPHSLSGGEQQRVAIARALMMRPDVLLLDEPTSALDPQRSADVRALLRQYVQQGHTMIVVSHAIGFLRGLADQLLYLEHGEVVECGPAEALLVAPQDPRTQAFLRHA; this is encoded by the coding sequence ATGATGCGGGTGCATGTTCTGGAGAAATGGATTGGCCCTCGCCCCATTTTGCGCGGCGTAAGCTTTGAGGTGCCCGCGGGCACGGTGCTGGGGATCATAGGCACCTCCGGCAGCGGCAAAACGACCCTTCTGCGGTGTCTTGTGGGGTTGGAGCGTTTTCAATCGGGTTGGATCGCCTGGGAGGACCTGCGCCTAGAGGGCGGCCTTTCGGAACCGCTCTGGCGCCGTCGGCGGGAGCGGTGGCGGCGGCATGTGGGCATGATCTTTCAGCATCTTTACCTCTTCCCCCATCTCAACGTCCTGGGCAACCTCATTGAGGCCCCCGTGCACGTGCGCCGGATCCCTCGCAGGGAAGCCGAGGCTCAGGCTTTGGAGCTGCTGGACCGGATGGGGCTGCGCTGGGCCGCGCATCGCTATCCTCACTCCCTATCCGGGGGCGAGCAGCAACGCGTGGCGATCGCGCGCGCGCTTATGATGCGACCGGACGTGTTGCTGCTTGATGAGCCCACAAGCGCCTTAGATCCGCAGCGCTCAGCCGATGTGCGCGCCCTATTGCGCCAATACGTCCAGCAGGGCCATACCATGATCGTGGTTTCGCACGCGATCGGTTTTCTCCGCGGCCTAGCCGATCAACTGCTTTATCTGGAGCACGGCGAGGTGGTGGAATGCGGACCGGCTGAGGCGCTGCTTGTAGCTCCCCAGGACCCTCGCACGCAGGCTTTTCTGCGGCACGCCTGA
- a CDS encoding S41 family peptidase, whose product MRPMRFVLPLGLAALLSLGFFQGSDRFFELRKHFTIFSELYTEISTHYVDEVPPAKLIRGALEGMLELLDPYTNFIDETQRDDVELTVSGRYGGVGLSIAERDGRIVVLRPLEGYSAFRQGIRAGDVILQVNGQSVSGLSTAEVSALLRGEPNTTVSVTIAREGEARPLEFVLVRERVRLQDVTYAGWVQPGIGYVRLERFSEGAPREFAQALDRLRREGPLEGLILDLRGNPGGLLEAAVAVVGHFLPRGSLVVTMRGRKGVVEREFRTSDSPTLPNMPLVVLVDRESASASEIVAGALQDLDRAVVMGERTFGKGLVQVIRPLSYNTAVKITTAKYYTPSGRCIQAVDYAEHTRNGGRLIPDSLRRAFRTSRGRIVYDGVGIEPDVRLAPPPPSALEEALRRRMWVFEFANRFAARYRQLPDTFTVSDAVYAEFGSFLRERGFAYETQTERRLSELVEAARAEGFYEALRPGLEALQRALDAEKGRDLLRHAGSLKEELRREILARYYGSSRLIALDLERDPLVDRAIALLRDPQAYRRVLGG is encoded by the coding sequence ATGCGGCCGATGCGCTTCGTTTTGCCCCTGGGCCTTGCGGCGCTGCTGAGCTTGGGCTTCTTTCAGGGCTCGGATCGGTTCTTCGAGCTGCGCAAGCACTTCACGATCTTTAGCGAATTGTACACCGAGATCAGCACGCACTACGTCGATGAAGTGCCTCCCGCCAAGCTTATCCGAGGGGCCCTAGAGGGGATGCTGGAGCTGCTGGATCCTTACACGAACTTCATCGACGAAACCCAGCGCGATGATGTCGAGCTCACCGTAAGCGGCCGTTACGGGGGAGTGGGCCTGTCCATAGCCGAACGCGACGGTCGCATCGTCGTGCTGCGTCCTCTGGAGGGTTATTCGGCCTTTCGACAGGGCATCCGGGCCGGGGACGTCATCCTCCAGGTGAACGGGCAGTCCGTCTCCGGTTTGAGCACGGCCGAAGTGAGCGCGCTGCTGCGTGGGGAGCCCAACACGACCGTCTCCGTGACGATCGCACGCGAGGGCGAAGCTAGGCCGCTTGAATTCGTACTTGTGCGCGAGCGCGTCAGGCTCCAGGATGTAACCTACGCCGGCTGGGTGCAGCCCGGAATCGGATACGTGCGCTTGGAGCGCTTCTCCGAAGGCGCACCTCGGGAGTTCGCGCAGGCTCTGGATCGGCTGCGCCGCGAAGGTCCGCTTGAGGGGTTGATTCTGGACCTGCGGGGTAATCCGGGCGGGCTGCTGGAGGCCGCCGTGGCCGTGGTCGGGCATTTTCTGCCCCGCGGCAGTCTAGTCGTCACCATGCGCGGTCGCAAGGGGGTGGTAGAGCGCGAGTTTCGCACCTCCGATTCCCCTACACTGCCCAATATGCCCTTAGTCGTGCTTGTGGACAGGGAGAGCGCCAGCGCCTCTGAAATCGTGGCTGGGGCCCTACAGGATCTAGACCGGGCCGTGGTGATGGGCGAACGCACCTTCGGTAAGGGTCTTGTTCAGGTCATTCGGCCCCTTTCGTACAACACGGCGGTCAAGATCACCACGGCCAAATACTATACCCCAAGCGGCCGCTGTATTCAGGCTGTCGATTACGCCGAGCACACCCGAAACGGGGGGCGCTTGATTCCGGATAGCCTGCGTCGGGCTTTTCGCACCAGCCGAGGCCGAATCGTTTACGACGGAGTTGGCATCGAACCCGACGTGCGCCTGGCTCCGCCTCCGCCGAGCGCCCTGGAGGAGGCGCTCAGGCGCCGGATGTGGGTCTTCGAATTTGCCAACCGCTTCGCCGCTCGGTATCGGCAGCTTCCGGATACGTTCACGGTCTCCGATGCCGTGTACGCGGAGTTTGGGAGCTTTCTACGCGAACGCGGCTTTGCCTACGAAACCCAAACGGAGCGACGGCTGAGCGAGCTCGTGGAGGCCGCGCGCGCCGAGGGCTTCTACGAGGCGTTGCGGCCGGGCTTGGAGGCCCTGCAGAGGGCGCTGGATGCGGAAAAGGGTCGCGATCTGCTTCGGCATGCGGGGTCCTTGAAAGAGGAGCTGCGTCGGGAGATCTTGGCCCGGTATTATGGCAGTTCTCGCCTTATCGCGCTCGATTTGGAACGAGACCCGCTTGTGGACCGCGCGATCGCCCTGCTGCGTGATCCTCAGGCGTACCGCAGGGTACTGGGCGGTTAA
- a CDS encoding RluA family pseudouridine synthase — MPPEANLRILWADEQLLVVAKPPGLRSVADGTQLPTVRTILEPTYGRLWVVHRLDAETSGVLILARTAQAHRALNEAFARQAVYKTYHALVVGIPSWEELEITLPLLSDGDRRHRTVVDFKRGKPARTLVRVLERWRAYALLEVEPRTGRTHQVRAHLAAVGLPLVADALYGSGRPLLLEELKAGYKAGRTPAQPLMARTALHALRIGFPHPRTGERITVEAPYPQDFAIALRQLRRWGG; from the coding sequence ATGCCTCCGGAGGCGAACCTGAGGATTCTATGGGCCGATGAGCAACTGCTGGTGGTGGCCAAACCCCCTGGGCTGCGCTCAGTGGCCGACGGAACCCAACTGCCCACGGTTCGGACGATCTTGGAGCCAACGTACGGGCGGCTTTGGGTGGTGCATCGGCTTGACGCCGAAACCTCCGGAGTGCTCATCTTGGCCCGTACAGCCCAGGCGCATCGGGCTCTAAACGAGGCCTTCGCCAGACAAGCGGTATACAAGACCTACCACGCCCTTGTCGTGGGCATCCCTTCTTGGGAGGAGCTCGAGATCACGCTTCCGCTTCTTTCGGATGGAGACCGCAGGCATCGGACCGTGGTGGATTTCAAGCGGGGCAAGCCTGCTCGGACGCTGGTGCGCGTTCTAGAGCGCTGGCGAGCTTATGCGCTTCTAGAGGTCGAGCCCCGGACAGGCCGTACGCATCAGGTTCGGGCCCATCTGGCCGCCGTCGGTCTACCCCTAGTAGCGGATGCGCTGTACGGCTCAGGCCGGCCGCTCTTGCTTGAGGAGCTCAAGGCGGGCTACAAGGCCGGCCGAACACCCGCTCAGCCCCTGATGGCGCGCACGGCGCTGCACGCCTTGCGGATCGGCTTCCCGCATCCGCGGACCGGGGAGCGCATAACCGTGGAGGCCCCCTATCCCCAGGACTTCGCGATCGCCCTACGCCAGCTGCGGCGCTGGGGTGGTTAA
- the dnaG gene encoding DNA primase, with protein MSWHPDTIEAVRAAADILLVIEEVVPLKRRGKYWVGLCPFHAEKTPSFTVTPDKGLFKCFGCGKGGDVFTFVMEYERVSFPEAVRILAERFGVPLPEPGGPRAKGDQALYEALGQAARFFYRHLRNPTGQKAQRYLAARGISDAIARRFGLGYAPASADALYRHVRALGMDPRPFAQANLLIPGPGGTYRDRFRDRLMFPILSASGRVVGFAGRLLKEVPNQPKYVNTAETPLYRKGRLLYGLYQAREAIRARGEALLVEGYADVLALHEYGFEQAVASGGTALTAAQARLLARYSQRVVILYDADPAGLMATLRATELLLAENLEVRVLRLPEGDDPDSFLRREGREGFLAYREREECDFLRFLLARELPATPSPEAQARAAHEALRLIALIPDVLRRTAYVRALAEALRMPEAELQTALEQRARSGSPGPSAARPVRLEPSAEALSPQPSALQPDIPPPERLLLRLMLEHGGALVRHVFSHTSLEEFQEGPSRELARRLLETYQRGEPIEIPRWIRELEGTSPGALMLDVLIDPHELSPGWRERRLVAGQPEPDPHEAAADAIKRLKRWNLERLIEQNSRMIRQQSLLGGDVEELLRTQLELSRYLAWLEAARFPPPETETQDSHASGGEPEDSMGR; from the coding sequence ATGAGTTGGCATCCCGATACGATCGAGGCGGTTCGCGCCGCGGCGGACATCCTGCTCGTGATCGAGGAGGTCGTGCCACTCAAACGTCGCGGCAAATACTGGGTGGGCTTGTGTCCGTTTCACGCCGAAAAGACGCCCTCCTTCACCGTAACCCCCGACAAGGGGCTTTTTAAGTGCTTTGGCTGCGGCAAAGGGGGCGACGTTTTCACCTTCGTCATGGAATACGAGCGGGTCTCTTTTCCAGAGGCCGTGCGGATTCTGGCCGAGCGTTTCGGCGTGCCCCTGCCGGAGCCAGGCGGACCGCGCGCGAAGGGCGATCAGGCCCTCTACGAGGCGCTAGGCCAGGCCGCGCGCTTCTTTTACCGGCACCTTCGCAATCCGACCGGACAGAAAGCCCAACGCTATCTCGCAGCTCGAGGCATATCGGATGCGATCGCACGTCGTTTTGGGCTTGGATACGCCCCGGCCAGCGCCGATGCGCTCTATCGGCATGTGCGCGCCCTAGGGATGGATCCCAGGCCGTTTGCGCAGGCCAATCTGCTGATTCCAGGGCCGGGCGGTACATATCGAGACCGCTTCCGGGATCGGCTCATGTTCCCCATCTTGTCGGCCTCGGGTCGGGTGGTGGGCTTTGCCGGTCGCTTGCTGAAGGAGGTTCCCAATCAGCCCAAGTACGTGAACACGGCCGAAACCCCCCTGTACCGCAAAGGTCGACTGCTTTACGGACTCTACCAGGCGCGGGAGGCCATACGCGCCCGAGGCGAGGCGTTGCTGGTAGAAGGTTACGCGGACGTGTTGGCTTTGCATGAGTACGGCTTCGAACAGGCCGTGGCCTCCGGCGGCACGGCGCTTACGGCCGCACAGGCCCGGCTGCTTGCGCGCTACAGCCAACGCGTCGTAATCCTTTACGACGCCGATCCGGCCGGCCTCATGGCCACGCTTCGGGCCACGGAGCTGTTGCTGGCGGAGAACCTCGAGGTGCGCGTACTCCGGCTTCCGGAGGGGGACGACCCGGATAGCTTCCTGCGCCGAGAGGGCCGGGAGGGCTTCCTGGCGTACCGGGAACGCGAAGAATGCGATTTTCTGCGTTTTCTTTTGGCGCGCGAGCTCCCCGCAACGCCATCTCCGGAAGCCCAGGCGCGCGCCGCCCACGAGGCCCTGCGTCTTATCGCGCTCATCCCGGACGTCCTTCGGCGCACCGCCTACGTGCGCGCCCTTGCCGAGGCGCTTCGCATGCCCGAGGCCGAGCTGCAGACCGCCCTAGAACAGCGTGCGCGGTCCGGCTCGCCCGGCCCGTCGGCGGCCCGTCCTGTGCGTCTAGAGCCTTCGGCGGAGGCATTGAGCCCTCAGCCGTCCGCCCTCCAACCGGACATACCCCCGCCGGAGCGGCTGCTTTTGCGGCTCATGCTGGAGCACGGAGGCGCGCTGGTACGGCATGTTTTCAGCCATACGAGCCTAGAGGAGTTCCAAGAGGGCCCCTCCCGGGAGCTAGCGCGCCGCCTTTTGGAAACCTATCAGCGAGGGGAGCCCATCGAAATACCCCGATGGATACGCGAGCTGGAGGGCACATCGCCGGGGGCGCTCATGCTCGACGTCCTGATCGATCCCCATGAGCTCAGCCCAGGATGGCGGGAGCGACGCCTCGTCGCCGGCCAACCCGAACCCGACCCCCATGAGGCGGCCGCCGACGCCATCAAACGCTTAAAGCGTTGGAATCTAGAACGGCTCATAGAACAAAACAGCCGAATGATTCGGCAGCAAAGCCTTCTGGGTGGGGACGTAGAGGAGCTACTGCGCACGCAGCTGGAGCTAAGCCGTTACCTGGCCTGGCTTGAAGCAGCTCGCTTTCCCCCTCCAGAGACGGAAACGCAGGATAGTCATGCCTCCGGAGGCGAACCTGAGGATTCTATGGGCCGATGA